A window of the Spartinivicinus poritis genome harbors these coding sequences:
- a CDS encoding cupin domain-containing protein translates to MNRVEDIISLLGLEPHPFESGYYRRTYESKYYVEGMGEDNSNRSLCTSIFYLLTKDRPINVLHRNKSDIIHFFHLGGAIKYTTVTNAGKINQQILGSRLNQGQHLQLLVSGGIWKAAELLEGEYGLISEVVIPGFEYVDNEIATAEHLQGFAAAIQAKLQPLLK, encoded by the coding sequence ATGAATAGGGTTGAAGATATCATTTCGTTGTTAGGCTTAGAGCCGCACCCTTTTGAATCTGGGTACTATCGACGTACCTATGAGTCAAAGTATTATGTTGAAGGGATGGGAGAGGATAATAGTAATAGAAGTCTATGTACTTCTATTTTTTATTTGCTCACTAAAGACCGTCCAATTAACGTGCTGCATCGTAACAAGTCAGATATCATTCACTTCTTTCATTTGGGTGGTGCAATTAAGTATACAACTGTTACCAATGCAGGAAAGATAAATCAGCAGATACTAGGTTCTAGGCTTAACCAAGGTCAACACTTACAACTGTTGGTATCGGGTGGTATTTGGAAAGCAGCTGAACTGCTTGAAGGAGAGTATGGGCTAATCAGTGAAGTGGTAATCCCTGGCTTTGAGTATGTTGATAACGAAATAGCCACTGCTGAACATTTGCAAGGCTTTGCGGCTGCCATCCAGGCAAAACTGCAGCCGTTGCTCAAATGA
- a CDS encoding DUF2058 domain-containing protein yields MSKSLQDQLLKAGLVDKKKANQIKKDQHKKKKTKQKSKETAVDETKLSAQQAIQEKAERDRLLNLELKAEAEKKAITAQIKQLIELNKINKGDGEVGYNFTDEKKIKKIYVTETLQIDLSKGRLAIVRLNEGYELVPKAIAEKIMLRDESCIAFLAENTQQEMDEDDPYADYQIPDDLMW; encoded by the coding sequence ATGAGCAAGTCGTTACAAGATCAGTTACTAAAAGCGGGGTTGGTTGATAAGAAAAAGGCAAACCAAATAAAGAAAGACCAACATAAGAAGAAGAAAACCAAACAAAAGAGTAAAGAAACAGCTGTTGATGAAACTAAGCTTAGCGCTCAACAGGCTATCCAAGAAAAAGCTGAGCGAGATAGACTATTGAACTTAGAATTAAAAGCTGAGGCTGAAAAAAAAGCTATTACTGCACAAATAAAGCAGTTAATTGAACTGAATAAAATTAATAAGGGTGATGGAGAGGTCGGCTACAATTTTACTGATGAGAAGAAAATTAAAAAAATTTATGTAACCGAAACACTCCAAATTGATCTTAGCAAAGGCCGACTGGCAATTGTAAGACTTAATGAAGGTTATGAGTTAGTGCCAAAAGCAATCGCAGAAAAAATTATGTTAAGGGATGAGTCTTGTATAGCATTTTTGGCTGAAAATACACAACAAGAGATGGATGAAGATGACCCTTATGCAGATTATCAGATCCCTGATGATTTAATGTGGTAA
- a CDS encoding gamma-glutamylcyclotransferase family protein codes for MLYFAYGSNMSVPRLQQRIGDVSLIDIAKLRSYQLRFHKCGMDGSGKCDAYYTGNNIDYVWGTIYQLESNHKHQLDKIEGLGKGYLDKIVRVINPQGKEYNAVTYYATCIDDSLIPFDWYKTHVVYGAKSANLPSDYVQMILSVSAIKDANSFRTQQELLIYK; via the coding sequence ATGTTGTATTTTGCCTACGGTTCTAATATGTCTGTGCCACGTTTGCAACAGCGTATTGGCGATGTCAGCCTGATTGATATCGCCAAGTTGAGAAGTTATCAGCTACGCTTTCATAAATGTGGTATGGATGGATCAGGTAAATGTGATGCTTACTATACTGGGAATAATATTGATTATGTTTGGGGCACCATTTATCAATTAGAGTCAAACCATAAACATCAACTTGATAAAATTGAAGGTCTTGGTAAAGGATATTTAGACAAAATAGTTCGTGTAATTAATCCACAAGGAAAGGAGTATAATGCTGTTACATATTATGCTACCTGTATCGATGATAGCTTGATTCCTTTTGATTGGTATAAAACACATGTTGTATATGGTGCAAAATCTGCAAATTTGCCTTCTGATTACGTTCAAATGATTTTGTCTGTAAGCGCTATAAAAGATGCTAATTCTTTTCGAACTCAGCAAGAATTATTGATTTATAAATAG
- a CDS encoding substrate-binding periplasmic protein, producing MKIYYLVLAFCGTCSMFVNAEKLMINTEEYAPLSFTDKDGKVKGIATEQVELILKRASIDYELKVYPWARAYKNAETTKNHCVFTTSNTPAREKLFKWVEPLSLNKSILVKLKGSDINVASLDDAKKYKIGIQNQDVGGEYLKKSGFPKLSAAGDADKSLKKLKSNRVDMVAMAESRYKALVDSGEPLEKVTDIFALKMGLACNQAVSDDTISALQKELDKLIADGTQEKIAKSYQ from the coding sequence ATGAAAATTTATTATTTAGTTCTGGCTTTTTGTGGCACTTGTTCAATGTTTGTAAATGCTGAAAAACTAATGATTAATACTGAAGAATATGCACCACTAAGCTTTACTGATAAAGATGGTAAAGTAAAAGGCATTGCGACAGAGCAAGTTGAGTTAATACTAAAAAGAGCAAGTATTGATTATGAGCTGAAAGTATACCCATGGGCTAGAGCGTATAAAAATGCTGAAACTACAAAAAATCACTGTGTGTTTACAACTTCGAATACCCCCGCAAGAGAGAAATTGTTTAAATGGGTTGAGCCGCTTTCGCTAAATAAGTCTATTTTAGTTAAATTGAAAGGCTCAGATATTAATGTGGCAAGTTTAGATGATGCTAAAAAATATAAAATTGGTATCCAAAACCAGGATGTAGGTGGAGAGTATTTGAAAAAATCAGGCTTTCCTAAATTGAGTGCTGCTGGTGATGCAGATAAATCGTTGAAGAAGCTAAAGTCAAATCGAGTAGATATGGTTGCAATGGCTGAGTCTCGTTATAAAGCTTTAGTTGATTCTGGAGAACCTTTGGAGAAAGTTACTGATATTTTTGCACTAAAAATGGGGTTAGCTTGTAATCAGGCTGTATCAGATGACACAATTAGTGCATTACAAAAAGAGTTAGATAAACTCATTGCAGATGGTACTCAAGAAAAAATAGCTAAGAGTTATCAGTAG
- a CDS encoding AEC family transporter, whose protein sequence is MITIIEALVPICFAIASGYIIKQLANIQTNVWSGIEKITYYVLAPAILIDTITRHSLAELPWPTIVMVTNTTIFACCLVLAFWLLFDKSLSKPTFTSVFQGGIRFNTFIALAITNALFGDEGLVIGALVAVTMIVLINILCVTTFCLLIKTENQASPSLINQLIKNPLIIACLIGLLFNAFNIHPPKAIADSISLLGRAAFPIGLMAVGAGLELRRLFSDWKPSLLASFVQFGFKPIVALFIISYFSLTPITATVIIIFFSVPTAPSSYILSRQLGGDHQSMASIITAQTMLSFITMPISLWIANQFFIFNSNL, encoded by the coding sequence ATGATTACTATAATTGAAGCACTTGTTCCCATCTGTTTTGCCATTGCCAGTGGTTATATCATCAAACAACTGGCAAATATCCAAACCAACGTATGGTCTGGTATTGAAAAGATCACCTACTATGTACTCGCCCCAGCGATTCTCATTGATACCATTACTCGCCACTCTTTAGCCGAATTACCTTGGCCAACCATTGTGATGGTGACAAACACGACCATTTTTGCCTGTTGTCTGGTTCTAGCCTTTTGGCTATTGTTTGACAAGTCTTTATCTAAGCCAACCTTTACCTCGGTATTTCAAGGAGGAATTCGTTTTAACACATTTATCGCCCTTGCTATTACCAATGCATTATTTGGCGATGAAGGTTTAGTGATTGGTGCGCTCGTCGCTGTCACCATGATTGTATTAATCAATATTTTATGTGTCACTACCTTTTGTTTATTAATTAAAACAGAAAATCAAGCTTCACCGTCTCTTATCAACCAGTTAATAAAAAACCCTCTAATCATTGCCTGCTTAATTGGATTACTCTTCAACGCTTTTAATATTCATCCTCCAAAAGCAATCGCTGACTCAATCTCACTACTAGGCCGGGCAGCTTTTCCTATTGGATTAATGGCTGTAGGTGCTGGTTTAGAATTAAGGCGACTATTCAGTGACTGGAAACCTTCACTATTAGCTTCTTTTGTTCAGTTTGGCTTTAAACCTATAGTGGCGCTATTTATCATCAGTTATTTTTCCCTAACGCCCATTACAGCTACCGTAATTATTATATTTTTTAGTGTTCCCACTGCCCCTTCATCTTATATTTTATCAAGGCAATTGGGAGGCGATCATCAGTCTATGGCATCAATTATTACAGCACAAACCATGTTGTCATTTATTACAATGCCAATCTCGCTGTGGATAGCAAATCAGTTCTTTATATTCAACAGTAATTTATGA
- a CDS encoding LysR family transcriptional regulator, with product MSIKALRALKAIAETGSFAAASDQLGLTLSAVSLQIKTLEQQLNTSLFDRSGRNAKLNHNGQQVLARAEQILNLYNQLGYDLDDSEHFSGQYSLGAIHSVQIGPLAPILASLHKDHPNLQIKVRRGQSAELAKGVEKNRLDAALITEPITHYASNCSFTPYAEEPFYIVSNQGTTIANETKLLHQVPFIRFDKKAWAGAIIDEELMQRGIQVNEWMELDSMEAALRMVEYGLGITIMPLSRQRSQQLAKSFQLIPFGAPPLKRSIGVYQKLNNSRAPVTKLVYELMVKNVIS from the coding sequence ATGTCTATTAAAGCGCTACGTGCCTTAAAAGCCATTGCAGAAACTGGTAGCTTTGCTGCTGCATCCGACCAGCTGGGGTTAACACTGTCTGCTGTAAGCTTGCAAATTAAGACACTTGAGCAACAGCTCAATACCTCGTTATTTGATCGATCGGGTCGTAATGCAAAGCTCAATCATAATGGGCAACAAGTGTTGGCTAGAGCTGAACAGATACTTAACCTATATAATCAGCTAGGCTACGACTTAGACGACAGTGAGCATTTTTCTGGTCAATATTCTCTTGGGGCAATTCATAGTGTGCAAATTGGCCCTTTAGCCCCTATTTTGGCTAGCCTGCATAAAGACCACCCTAACCTGCAAATTAAAGTCAGAAGAGGCCAGTCAGCTGAGCTGGCAAAAGGGGTTGAAAAAAACCGCCTTGATGCAGCCCTAATCACCGAGCCGATTACCCATTATGCTTCTAACTGCTCTTTTACTCCCTATGCCGAAGAGCCCTTCTATATTGTTTCGAATCAAGGAACAACTATAGCCAATGAAACCAAGCTATTGCATCAAGTTCCCTTTATTCGCTTTGACAAAAAAGCCTGGGCTGGTGCCATTATTGATGAAGAACTAATGCAGCGTGGAATCCAAGTTAACGAGTGGATGGAACTGGATTCAATGGAAGCAGCCTTAAGGATGGTGGAGTATGGCTTGGGTATTACCATCATGCCATTAAGCAGGCAGCGATCACAACAGCTGGCTAAATCTTTCCAGCTAATTCCATTTGGTGCCCCGCCTTTAAAGCGCTCTATTGGGGTTTACCAAAAACTCAACAATAGTCGTGCTCCTGTTACCAAGCTTGTGTATGAGCTGATGGTGAAGAATGTTATTAGTTGA
- a CDS encoding trypsin-like serine protease, with protein MIVKPFPPYSIRLTLSTLCLAIASASHGASIKHEAIQINNKLVHDNARMETIVGGKESNFAERKFMVWLDGCGGSILNNEWILTAAHCKGIKRATIGRFDRTNTREGEVISIERFIPHPNYKRGSSDNDIALAKLSRPIKADIDFIKIADINIHHSAAQPGAMMTVAGWGETRQKNITAALGLPRKLREVDVPIVEQQECQRAYYGLTDNMVCAGYKKGGKDSCQGDSGGPLFVKWYNELYQVGIVSFGQGCAKPGYPGVYTKVANYTDWIKKYVDVGSNPKPNPNPKPNPDPGKPDPNDPNGPGWPDKPGPGKPDPTDPDGPDQPDPSDPNGPGWPDPDNPDPNGPGKPNPKPDPDQPNQTCNKPDLTKGNLLEQPDFNQLTKWRAYYTKAVKLKQITMKKDCGNDYQVDVSGRGSYYDGVIQKIKTPLKKATTYQFSAKMQLAKGQAKDFGFAALALKSEIGVYYYQYIGIDQITDQQKTLKGEFQLNTVGGEVKAAHLLLFGPKGKKSLIIDEVKIAEKNPNQPDPDVVLKHDFETNTQGWQSAWKMGDLSQSADRAKDGQFSMHVGKRNHWYVGGVLEITDKIATNQGYTLRLSASLGKSVKTPQTLDVRIFYVDDKGYHWKSVNTSKIPVGESWYDIASDFVINPTGELKKAELYIFGPEPKADLFVDAVKLVKINNVPNPKPDPKPDSR; from the coding sequence ATGATAGTGAAGCCATTTCCCCCATACTCTATACGATTAACGTTATCTACTTTATGTTTGGCAATTGCAAGTGCCAGTCATGGAGCTTCTATTAAGCATGAAGCAATTCAAATTAATAATAAACTGGTGCATGATAATGCAAGAATGGAAACAATAGTTGGAGGGAAGGAATCGAACTTTGCAGAACGAAAATTTATGGTCTGGCTGGATGGCTGTGGTGGTAGTATCTTGAATAATGAGTGGATTCTAACTGCTGCTCATTGTAAAGGTATAAAGCGAGCAACAATTGGACGTTTTGATCGTACTAATACCCGTGAGGGAGAAGTGATTTCTATTGAACGCTTTATACCTCATCCAAATTATAAGCGTGGTTCTTCAGATAATGATATTGCATTGGCTAAACTGAGCCGTCCAATAAAAGCAGATATAGATTTTATAAAAATAGCTGACATTAATATTCATCATTCAGCTGCTCAACCAGGCGCGATGATGACAGTTGCTGGTTGGGGAGAAACCCGGCAGAAAAATATTACAGCTGCTTTAGGTTTGCCTAGAAAATTACGTGAAGTAGACGTACCTATTGTTGAACAACAGGAATGCCAGAGAGCTTACTATGGTTTAACTGACAATATGGTGTGTGCTGGCTATAAAAAAGGTGGCAAAGATTCTTGTCAGGGTGATAGTGGTGGTCCTTTATTTGTTAAGTGGTATAACGAGCTATACCAAGTAGGCATTGTTAGTTTTGGTCAGGGCTGTGCCAAGCCAGGATATCCCGGTGTGTATACTAAAGTGGCTAATTACACAGATTGGATTAAAAAATATGTGGATGTAGGCTCCAATCCTAAGCCAAACCCGAATCCAAAACCTAATCCTGATCCAGGTAAGCCAGATCCAAATGACCCGAATGGGCCTGGTTGGCCAGACAAGCCTGGCCCTGGGAAACCAGATCCTACTGATCCAGATGGCCCTGATCAGCCTGACCCAAGTGATCCTAATGGTCCTGGCTGGCCTGATCCTGATAATCCAGATCCTAATGGTCCTGGTAAACCTAACCCTAAACCAGATCCTGACCAGCCAAATCAAACCTGTAATAAACCCGATTTAACTAAGGGTAACTTACTTGAGCAGCCAGACTTTAACCAGTTAACAAAGTGGCGTGCGTACTACACTAAAGCAGTAAAACTAAAACAAATAACAATGAAAAAAGACTGTGGTAATGATTACCAGGTCGATGTGAGTGGCCGTGGCAGTTATTATGATGGTGTCATTCAGAAAATTAAAACCCCATTGAAAAAAGCGACAACTTACCAGTTCAGTGCCAAAATGCAATTAGCAAAAGGGCAGGCTAAAGACTTTGGTTTTGCGGCTTTAGCGTTGAAAAGCGAAATAGGAGTTTACTACTATCAATACATTGGCATTGACCAAATTACTGATCAGCAAAAAACACTAAAAGGTGAATTTCAGTTAAATACGGTAGGTGGAGAAGTAAAAGCAGCACACTTATTATTATTTGGTCCAAAGGGTAAAAAGAGTCTGATAATTGATGAGGTAAAAATTGCTGAAAAAAATCCTAACCAGCCGGATCCAGATGTAGTACTTAAGCATGACTTTGAAACCAATACTCAAGGCTGGCAGTCAGCTTGGAAAATGGGTGATCTCAGCCAAAGTGCAGATCGAGCGAAAGATGGCCAATTCAGCATGCATGTTGGTAAGCGTAATCATTGGTATGTCGGTGGCGTTCTAGAAATTACTGATAAAATAGCTACAAATCAAGGTTATACTTTACGCTTATCTGCAAGCCTCGGTAAGTCTGTTAAAACACCACAAACGTTGGATGTACGTATATTTTATGTCGATGATAAGGGCTACCACTGGAAGTCAGTTAATACAAGTAAAATCCCTGTAGGAGAGAGCTGGTATGATATTGCTTCAGATTTTGTGATTAACCCTACAGGCGAACTGAAAAAAGCAGAGCTTTATATATTTGGTCCTGAGCCAAAAGCAGACTTATTTGTTGATGCAGTGAAGCTTGTCAAAATAAATAATGTACCTAATCCGAAACCAGATCCAAAACCCGATTCCAGATGA
- a CDS encoding PepSY domain-containing protein, producing the protein MKPMLVAFISVFAASTAVADINITPQQADQLAKAGTIKPLAELENKAKNQVKGTTVIYSNIEQDDDTGVYEYEAKVQDAQNKLWEIQINAQTGAIVEVELDD; encoded by the coding sequence ATGAAACCTATGTTAGTCGCCTTTATTTCAGTCTTTGCTGCCAGTACTGCTGTTGCTGATATTAATATCACTCCACAACAAGCCGACCAATTAGCAAAAGCTGGTACTATCAAGCCGCTAGCTGAGTTAGAAAATAAGGCAAAAAACCAGGTGAAAGGCACAACCGTTATTTATTCAAATATAGAGCAAGATGATGATACTGGTGTGTATGAGTATGAGGCTAAAGTACAAGACGCTCAAAACAAATTATGGGAAATCCAAATCAATGCACAGACTGGTGCTATTGTAGAGGTTGAGCTAGACGACTAA